In the genome of Chryseobacterium sp. 52, the window ATCACCGAAATAGCGGATGAGCTTGGTTTTACTGACGAAAGTCACCTAAATAAATTTTTCAAAGCACAGCGCGGCAAAAGCCCCAAAGCTTTTAGATTGGAGTTTCTGCAGCACTGAAAATATATTTTATCAGCGGAAGCCTGATTCTGAATTCAGAATATTTGATAACGCAGCTATTTGGCTATGAAAAGATTTCCTGCTTATTTTGAAAATGCATAGTCTGTATATCCTCTTTTGTCTCCACCGCCAAATAATGTGTGCGGGTCTGAAATTTCATTAAGATCTGCATTTCGTTTGACTTTTGCAGGATAATCAGGATTGGTTAAAAATTTTCTTCCAAAGCCGATAAGATCTGCCCATCCGTTTTGTAATAATTCTTCTCCCTCCTCAGGGGTCTTATTCCCGGTAGCAATGATGGTATTCTGAAATTTCTGTCTTAAGGTTTCTCTAAATGCAGCAGGAATGACAGGGGCATCGTCCCAGTCTGCTTCACACAAATGAAGGTAAGCTATATCCTGTTCGCTTAACTTTTCTGTAGCAAGCATGATGGTATCAAGGATTTCCGGATCTTCCATATCTTTAAATTTAATAAACGGCGATAGTCTTACCCCTGTTTTTTCTTTACCGATCGCGTTGATAACAGCCTGGGTGATTTCTATAAGCAGTTTGATACGGTTTTCTTTACTGCCACCATACTGATCGGTTCTTTTATTGCTGTTCGTTCGTAAAAACTGGTCTATCAGATATCCGTTGGCTCCATGAATTTCCACTCCGTCAAAGCCAGCTTTGATCGCATTAACGGCTCCCTGTTCGAATTCTTTAATCACATTTTCTATATCCGAACTGTTCATTTCTCTGGGCTGTTCCACGGGTATAAATGTAGCGTCTCCATTCGGGGCACCGTCAAAAATATAGACATTGGTATTGGCAGCTGTAAGCGGAGAGGGAGCAATAGGCTGTAATCCGTTAACTCTGGAAGATGACACTCTGCCGACATGCCAAAGCTGTAAAAATATTTTACCACCTTCTCTGTGTACTGCATCCGTTACAAGCTTCCACCCTTCAATCTGTTCAGGGGAGTGGATTCCGGGAGTTTTGGCGTAGCCCATTCCCTGTAAGGAAACCTGTGTAGCTTCGGTAACAATTAATCCGGCAGAAGCACGCTGTGCATAATATTCAGCCATTAGCGGATTGGGTATATTTCCCGGCTCAGAGGCACGGCTTCTTGTCATTGGGGCCATCAGAAAACAATTCTTAAGCTCTATAGAATTCAGATAATAAGGTTCGAAAATTTTTGTAATCATAATATTTTTTATTTGATAATATTGATGGGACAAAGTTGCGGTTAAATGAATCTCAGGCTGTTGTAAAAAAATATGACATTTTTGTAAAAATCCATTCCCGTGAAACTGATTTTTAATGTTAAATATTGTAATTGTATTCGGGGTCTTTTTTTATTTGAATACGTACTGTGCTGTATTTAAAGACGATAAAAAATTCTGTAAAATAAAGGGTTGCCGGGGCTGCCGGACATTTGAAATAATTACATAATTTCGCGGAATGAGAATATTTCTATTTGCATTATTATGCTTTCCTCTTTCATTTTTCTCACAGACGGCGGCAAAAGTAGTTGGGATTTCAGACGGAGACACTATTACGGTTTTATTAGACGGAAATGTACAGAAGAAACTTCGGCTGGCTGAAGTAGACTGTCCTGAAAACCGGCAGCCGTTTGGAAAAAATGCCAAGAAGTTTACATCGGATCAGGTTTTTGCCAGACAGATTGTGTTTACAGAGACCAATAAAGACCGCTATGGACGTTCGGTAGCGAAAGTATACTACGATAATGGAAAGTATCTTTCTGCTGAAATTATAAAAGCCGGATATGGATGGTGGTATTATGCTTATTCCAAAGATGCTGATTTGGGGGAAATGCAGGAAACGGCAAAAACTAAGAAACTGGGATTATGGCAGGATAAAAAGGCTGTTTCACCATGGGATTTCCGTAAAGAACAGCGGGAAAATGCCAAAAGAAAACGCCTTCAAAAGCAATTGGAGCAACAGGCAGGGAAGGACCAGAACCCATCTGATTCCGGAAAGGCTAAAGTCATATAAAAACAAAACCGCTGCAAAAGGATGCAGCGGTTTCTTTATAATAAGCATGATAAACTAAGACTCTGCCTTCAATAGCCCAAAACTGGAAGCTGCAGGTTCCTTCCCAAAAAGACATGAAAAGATATTCTGAAATTCATGGATATACCTGCATTTAATGGAATTACCATATATTTTCAATCCCTCCAGAATTTTTTTTGAACTTAAATCAATGTCATATTTGATAAACGTTTCAGGTCTTTCATAACGAATTCTCTGCTCTGAGCTGTACGTTCTTAAAAAACCAAATTTTTCAAGCCATTCCTCTGTGATCTGGATTGGTTTGATAGAGTCTGCCGGAACTGAAATACTATGGAGGTCAGTTTCAATTTTTACAAAATACTCATGGTTTGCCCCGTGAAATATTTCAGTGATGGTATAAATCTGGTTTTTATATTCAACTAAGTTTTTAATTTTGAGATCTGCTGCGTTCATAATATTGTGAGTTTAGAAAGGTGTGTGTTAGGATATTTAATTGCAAATATTATGCCCTGCATTATAGTAAACGCCTTGTGTTTTTGAATATTATGTTAATTTTTTCTATGTGTAATTAATTATATGTTAAAATATTACGGTTTTTTCTTAAAAACGACAGATAATAAAAATATGATGTGGTATCTGTGTGGTACGTAAAATTTATTAAAGAACTTTCGTATTGTCAAAATCCCTGTTTTTCGCAGCAAGTGCAAACGAAATTCCAACAGAAAAAAGGAGCACCACTATAAAAATATTCCAGGAAAATGCATGAAGAATATATCCTGTACCACTTCCCAGAATACTGGAACCGAAGTAATAAAAAAGCCAGTAAATAGACGTTGCCGAGGATTTCCCCTGTTTAGCATGCAGTGCAGTCATCTGGCTGGCCATAGTATGAGCTGCAAAAAAGGATAATGTAAATAATCCCAGACCGAAAATCACTACATAAATATGCTCAGACAACAGAAGGGCAGTTCCGGAAAGCATGAAAAGAACAGAACCTTTCAGGATAAGATTACGGCTGAATCTTTTTGAAAGTCTGCTTGTGATCATGGTACCCAATACTCCAAACACATACATTAAAAATATAAAAGCGATTACAAAATGGCTTAAAGAAAAAGGCCGGGCTTCCAATCTGAATGAAAGATAATTATACACACTGACGAAAGTACCCATCAGCAGAGCAGCAATAAAGTATAGCCTCAGCATATAAGAGTCGTTGAAAAAACGCCTCATCTGCTTTATTTTTAAAGAATAATCTGTTTTCTGTGGATTGAAAAATTTAGATTCAGGAAATAGCTTCCAGAAGATAAGGCCCAATATCAGGCTTTCTATTCCTATGATGAGAACAGCATTCCGCCATCCGAATTCTCCGGCTAAAATAGTCGCGAATATCCTTCCGCTCATTCCTCCGATGGTATTGCCGCTGAGATACATACTGATGGCAAGACCTACAACGGAAATGTTGACTTCCTCAGTAAGATAGGCAAGCGCAACGGCAGAAACTCCGGATACCACGAACCCTTTTAAAACTCCTGCTGCAATAAGCATGCTGAGGTTGGGGATCCACGCTGAAATTATTGTAATCACCGCTGATGAAACCAATGAGAAGGTCATCAGATTCTTCCGGGAATAGCTGTCAGCCTTAAACGCAAAAAACAGGAGGCCAAGAGCCATTCCTATAGTAGAGGAAGACACCAAAAGAGAGCTGTCCCCGGCAGTGGTTTTGAAATATTCTGCGACGGTAGGAAGCATTGGCTGAAAAAGATAAAGCTGCGCAAATACAGAAAGTCCCGAAAAGAAAATACAAAGTTTTATATATCGGAAACGCCGGCTCCCTTTTTCTGCTTTTTCAGATAGATCCATGATTTATTATGATTAAAAACGCTGTGGTTTTTACAGAAATTAAAGTCCTGCAAAGTTCAGGATATTTTTTCAGATCTGAAAACACTTTGGTCAATAAGGCTTATTGGTAAAACCGATTATTGTTGCGTTCTTCCGATACTCCTTTTGCGGAGAGTAGGACAGTATAAAATCTCCTGAAATAAACCGATACGGCATGAATACCAGAACCGGAGGCTTATTTTGATATTCCGGTCCCAATTTTAAAAAAGAGACCGTTATATTTTAATGCATCATTTCGTGGACCTTGATAAGCTCTGCAATATTGTTGATATTCAGCTTTTTGAAGATTCTTTTTTTATAAGTACTTACCGTAGACATCTGAATTTCCAGTTTATTGCCTATTTCAAGATTTCCGTTTCCGCTGGCAAGCATTTTGAAAATCTCATATTCCCGTGAAGAAAGCTTCTCTGCGGGATTGCTTTTTTTATTCTGGATAATAAGTCCGATCAGTTCACCCGGATAGTAATATCCTTTCTCTATAACAGATCTTACGGCTTCTCTTATTTCCTCTTCACTGCTCTGTTTATTGAGGTAGCCTTCAGCCCCTTCTCTGATGT includes:
- a CDS encoding alkene reductase, producing MITKIFEPYYLNSIELKNCFLMAPMTRSRASEPGNIPNPLMAEYYAQRASAGLIVTEATQVSLQGMGYAKTPGIHSPEQIEGWKLVTDAVHREGGKIFLQLWHVGRVSSSRVNGLQPIAPSPLTAANTNVYIFDGAPNGDATFIPVEQPREMNSSDIENVIKEFEQGAVNAIKAGFDGVEIHGANGYLIDQFLRTNSNKRTDQYGGSKENRIKLLIEITQAVINAIGKEKTGVRLSPFIKFKDMEDPEILDTIMLATEKLSEQDIAYLHLCEADWDDAPVIPAAFRETLRQKFQNTIIATGNKTPEEGEELLQNGWADLIGFGRKFLTNPDYPAKVKRNADLNEISDPHTLFGGGDKRGYTDYAFSK
- a CDS encoding thermonuclease family protein, producing MRIFLFALLCFPLSFFSQTAAKVVGISDGDTITVLLDGNVQKKLRLAEVDCPENRQPFGKNAKKFTSDQVFARQIVFTETNKDRYGRSVAKVYYDNGKYLSAEIIKAGYGWWYYAYSKDADLGEMQETAKTKKLGLWQDKKAVSPWDFRKEQRENAKRKRLQKQLEQQAGKDQNPSDSGKAKVI
- a CDS encoding MFS transporter; its protein translation is MDLSEKAEKGSRRFRYIKLCIFFSGLSVFAQLYLFQPMLPTVAEYFKTTAGDSSLLVSSSTIGMALGLLFFAFKADSYSRKNLMTFSLVSSAVITIISAWIPNLSMLIAAGVLKGFVVSGVSAVALAYLTEEVNISVVGLAISMYLSGNTIGGMSGRIFATILAGEFGWRNAVLIIGIESLILGLIFWKLFPESKFFNPQKTDYSLKIKQMRRFFNDSYMLRLYFIAALLMGTFVSVYNYLSFRLEARPFSLSHFVIAFIFLMYVFGVLGTMITSRLSKRFSRNLILKGSVLFMLSGTALLLSEHIYVVIFGLGLFTLSFFAAHTMASQMTALHAKQGKSSATSIYWLFYYFGSSILGSGTGYILHAFSWNIFIVVLLFSVGISFALAAKNRDFDNTKVL
- a CDS encoding response regulator transcription factor; amino-acid sequence: MNERILIADDHYVVRAGTALVLESAFPKLKINFAENYDQVKEQLAAHPYDLLLLDIDMPGTKYKKMITELKSIQESLKILVFSGYNKDVAIQYIREGAEGYLNKQSSEEEIREAVRSVIEKGYYYPGELIGLIIQNKKSNPAEKLSSREYEIFKMLASGNGNLEIGNKLEIQMSTVSTYKKRIFKKLNINNIAELIKVHEMMH